The Priestia aryabhattai genome includes a region encoding these proteins:
- a CDS encoding cysteine hydrolase family protein, whose translation MRKDFSNTALIIIDVQRAFEDEKWGIRNNLNAEDNIQVLLKTWREKKYPIIHIQHLSNNDHSIFHPNKPTSDFKDVAVPAENEPIFKKKVNSAFIGTGLEKHLKENQIEKVVIVGLTTPHCVSTTTRMSGNLGFETYLVSDATAAFAIKGADNTYYSAEQIHNVSLATLDNEFATVLTTKELIQNLAEEIKA comes from the coding sequence ATGAGAAAAGATTTTAGCAATACGGCTTTAATTATTATCGATGTTCAAAGGGCTTTTGAAGATGAAAAGTGGGGGATAAGAAATAACCTAAACGCTGAAGACAATATTCAAGTGCTTTTAAAGACATGGAGAGAAAAGAAATACCCAATTATACATATTCAGCACTTATCTAATAACGACCATTCGATTTTTCATCCTAATAAACCAACCTCAGATTTTAAAGATGTTGCAGTCCCAGCTGAAAATGAACCTATCTTTAAAAAGAAAGTAAATAGTGCATTTATAGGAACTGGACTCGAAAAACATTTAAAAGAAAACCAAATAGAAAAGGTTGTAATAGTAGGGTTAACAACTCCACACTGTGTCTCAACTACTACTCGAATGAGTGGTAATTTAGGATTTGAAACGTACTTAGTATCAGATGCAACAGCTGCATTTGCAATAAAAGGGGCAGATAATACGTATTATTCAGCTGAACAAATACATAATGTTTCATTAGCTACTTTAGACAATGAGTTTGCTACAGTTTTAACCACAAAAGAATTAATCCAAAATTTAGCCGAAGAAATAAAGGCTTAA
- a CDS encoding cysteine hydrolase family protein, with protein sequence MSKKMALLLVDVQNIMFSYEGGSLWNEQQILKNITSLREKAHKSNIPIIYIQHTDPSSDSMLSEGKVTWEIHRDVRPLPTDTVIQKSSWDAFYQTTLHKKLQELEIGKLVIAGMQTEFCLDTTCRRAYSLGYKENILVKDAHSTFDTAVLPASKIVEHHNNMLGGRFVTLKEVNEVIF encoded by the coding sequence ATGAGTAAAAAAATGGCTTTGTTGCTTGTAGATGTTCAAAACATTATGTTTTCTTATGAAGGTGGATCTTTATGGAATGAACAGCAAATACTTAAAAATATTACTTCTCTAAGAGAAAAAGCGCACAAATCTAATATACCAATTATCTATATACAGCATACAGACCCCAGTTCCGATAGTATGCTTAGTGAAGGAAAAGTCACATGGGAAATCCATCGGGATGTTCGCCCCCTACCAACAGACACAGTTATTCAAAAATCTTCTTGGGACGCATTTTATCAAACAACTTTACATAAAAAACTTCAGGAACTTGAAATCGGAAAATTAGTTATTGCAGGCATGCAAACTGAATTTTGTTTAGATACTACTTGTAGAAGAGCATATAGCTTAGGTTATAAAGAGAATATCTTAGTAAAAGATGCCCATAGCACATTTGATACGGCTGTACTTCCAGCTTCTAAAATAGTAGAACATCATAATAATATGCTGGGTGGCAGATTTGTTACATTAAAAGAAGTAAACGAAGTTATATTTTAA
- a CDS encoding winged helix-turn-helix transcriptional regulator, with translation MEGYLHIFFNFRTRTRELFTGPKRFGEIQKSLKGVSPRTLSLRLKELHDEEIITRKIYSEIPPHVEYSLTDKGKTIRPIFEAMKEWGNTWDVLGIRERE, from the coding sequence TTGGAAGGTTACTTGCATATATTTTTTAATTTTCGCACCAGAACCAGAGAACTTTTTACTGGACCAAAACGTTTTGGGGAAATACAAAAATCTTTAAAAGGAGTAAGCCCTCGAACTCTTTCTTTACGTTTAAAGGAACTACATGATGAGGAAATTATTACACGTAAAATATATTCAGAGATACCTCCTCATGTAGAATACTCTCTTACTGATAAAGGAAAAACGATACGTCCAATATTCGAAGCAATGAAAGAATGGGGAAATACCTGGGATGTGTTAGGTATTAGAGAAAGGGAATAA
- a CDS encoding IS6 family transposase has protein sequence MKKQNLFKWKHYQPDLILLTVRWYLRYNLSFRDIVEMMEERGLSIAHTTIMRWVHQYGPELDERVRRHLKLINDSWRVDETYIKVKGQWMYLYRAVDSKGNTIDFYLSKTRDHKAAKRFFKKALRSFHVSMPRVITVDKNPAYPVAIEELKKEKKMPVGIQIRRIKYLNNIVEQDHRFIKKRVRSMLGLKSFRTATYILSGIEVMHMLKKKQVYREVKSAQSRKEFIHQLFGLAS, from the coding sequence ATGAAAAAGCAAAATCTATTCAAATGGAAACATTATCAACCTGATCTTATTTTATTAACCGTGAGATGGTACCTACGGTACAACCTCAGTTTTCGTGATATAGTAGAGATGATGGAAGAACGCGGATTATCGATTGCTCATACAACGATTATGCGTTGGGTTCATCAGTATGGTCCTGAACTAGATGAACGAGTACGGCGGCACCTTAAGCTAATCAATGATTCCTGGAGAGTGGATGAAACGTATATTAAGGTAAAAGGTCAATGGATGTACCTATATCGTGCCGTTGATTCAAAAGGAAATACGATTGATTTTTATTTAAGCAAAACAAGAGATCATAAGGCTGCAAAACGCTTTTTCAAGAAAGCTTTGCGGTCTTTTCATGTTTCAATGCCCCGTGTCATAACAGTCGATAAGAATCCGGCCTATCCTGTGGCTATTGAAGAGTTGAAGAAAGAGAAAAAGATGCCCGTAGGCATCCAAATAAGGCGGATAAAATATCTAAATAACATCGTGGAACAAGATCACCGGTTTATTAAGAAGCGTGTTCGTTCGATGTTAGGGTTGAAATCATTTCGTACAGCCACTTACATACTGAGTGGCATAGAAGTCATGCATATGCTGAAAAAGAAGCAAGTTTACCGAGAGGTGAAGTCTGCCCAAAGTAGAAAAGAATTCATCCATCAACTGTTTGGGTTAGCCTCATAA